ATGTTCTCGGCTGTTTTCTTCTCTCGCGGTCTTGTCAACCTTTGGTATGGCAGACATAAGAAGATTCGAAAACTTGCGATCGGCCAAGTTTGGCGTCCACAGGAGAAATAAGCCATGGAATTTTTTAGAATCAAAAAAGATATTCCGTTTATGCGCCATGCATTGGTGCTCAACGCGATTTCTTTAATTACTTTCTTAGCAGCAGTCTTCTTCCTCTGGCATAACGGCCTGCACCTTTCTATTGAATTTACTGGTGGTACGGTGATGGAGGTTACTTACCCCCAAACTGCACCCCTAGATTCAATTCGCTCTAAAGTTGAAAAGCTGGGTTATGCAGATACCCAAATTCAGAACTTTGGTAGCTCACGTGATGTGATGATTCGTCTTCCGTTGCAAAAAGATACCGAAGGCAAACTCATCTCTTCTACAGATCAAAGTAATGCCGTGATGCAAGCCCTTGATTCAGCGACCACCGGCGTCAAACTTCAACGGGTTGAGTTCGTTGGCCCGCAGGTTGGTCAAGAACTGGCGATTGATGGCTTAAAAGCTTTGGTATTCGTCATCATCGGCATCGTGCTTTACCTCTCCTTCCGTTTTGAGTGGAAGTTTGCGCTTGCCGGCATCATTGCGAACTTACATGACGTGGTGATCATCCTAGGCTTCTTTGCCTTCTTCCATTGGGAGTTCTCACTCTCAGTATTGGCAGCTGTTTTAGCGGTCTTGGGTTATTCGGTAAACGAATCTGTGGTGATCTTTGACCGTATCCGCGAGAACTTCCGTAAGTATCGCAAGATGAACACCCGCGAAATCATTGATAACGCGATTACCAGCACTATCAGCCGTACCATGATTACCCACGGTAGCACTGAAATGATGGTGCTTGCGATGCTGATCTTTGGTGGCCCAACCCTGTTCTACTTTGCCTTAGCCCTGACCATCGGCATCTTGTTTGGTATTTACTCTTCAGTCTTCGTTGCTGCAGCACTGGCAATGTGGCTTGGTGTGACTCGCGAAGATTTAGTCAAAGGTGACAAGAAACCGGACGACAACGGCCGCAATGATGATCCGAATTTTGGAGCGCGGGTTTAAGCTAACTTAGCTTAAAGAAAAGTTTTGTTGATCAAGGGCAGCTAAGATTTTTTTGGTTGCACCTTGATGTTCAGTAGAGTAGCTCTTAGCAGCTTGACTCATCTTAGCTAGCTCAGCAGTATTTAAGAGCAATCCTTTCAAAGACTCTGCTAGAGCAATCTTCTCACCTAGCAATAGATCGCCCTTAATCCGCTTAGCAGCGCCAATGGTAATGGCATCTAGTGCAGCTTGTTGGAAGTTGTAGGTATGCTCTCCAAGCAATACTGGGCAGCCTGCGGCACAAGCCTCAATGAGATTCTGCCCACCAAATGGCAATAAGCTTCCACCCATCACAACCAGATCAGATGCGCTGTAATAAAGAGGCATCTCACCCATAGAGTCGCCCAAGATGACATCTAAACCAGCACTATCTTTTGGCAATCCGACCCATTCAGAACGGCGGCGGAACTTAAAACCCGCCGCATCAATTTGATTGGCCACTTCGGTAAAACGCTCTGGGTGACGTGGCACCAAACAAAGTAACGGCTGGACAGAAAACACATTACTGAGCAGTAAATCTTTCCAAGCCTTGAGGATAATTTCTTCTTCGCCATCACGCGTACTAGCAGCACACACCATGAGACGTTTGCTAGCGTGCAAATCCTGTTGCCATTCTTTGCCTTGACTTAGCAAGTGAGGGTCGAGTGGCACATCAAACTTCATATTGCCGGTTATCGCCACATTTTTTACACCCAAGGCGCGATAACGATCCGCATCAAATTCGGTCTGCGCCAAAATACCCGCAAAAGCTTGAAATAATGCACGTCCTGCCTTGCCAAAGCGATTAACACGACGCGCACTTCTCTCAGACAGGCGGGCATTGACTAAAAATAAAGGCAAGCCGATTTCCTTACAGCGAAACACGACGGTTGGCCAAGCTTCTGTTTCCATAAAGAGGCCAAACTTTGGCTTAAACGTTTTCAGAAAATGCTCCACACACCAGCAAAGGTCATAAGGTAAATACACCTGTCGAATTTGTCCCGCAGCAATGGCTTTGTTAAAAAGTTGCTTTCCAGTGCGACGACCATTGAGGGTCATATGCGTGAGCAAAATAGATTCGCCACGAGCAAGATAGGCTTCAATCAAAGGTTGGGCAGCGCGGGTCTCGCCAACCGATACCGCATGTATCCAGATGGAACCTTTGGCAACCGGCTTTTCATATCCAAAACCAAGGCGCTCTGGGATGTGGTGTAGATATGCAAATGAGTGACGTGCGCGCCAAGCTAAGCGCACAAAAGCCAATGGCAACAAGAGGTGCCATAGCAATTGATAAACAGCAAACCAGAATCGAGGACGAGCCCCGTATTCTGAATTCGGGCTCACACTCACTTTTTGAGACGTTCGGTCAATTCGACCGCCTTACCAAGATAAGAAGATGGCGTCATTTCGAGTAAACGTGCTTTTGCATCATCCGGAATCTTCAAACCACGGATGAAGTTTTGTAAATCCATTTGATTAATGCCTTTGCCACGAGTCAATTCTTTTAACTGCTCATAGGGATTCTCAATGCCATAACGACGCATCACTGTTTGCACTGGCTCAGCCAATACTTCCCAGCATTCATCAAGATCTGCAGCAATTGCTGCGTGATTCACCTCCAACTTACCCAGACCGCGCAATGCGCTGTCATAAGCTAAAACGCTATGACCAAACGCAGGGCCTAAATTACGCAAAACGGTAGAGTCTGTGAGGTCACGCTGCCAGCGAGAGATCGGTAATTTTTCTGCGAGGTGTCGCAACAAGGCATTCGCCACACCCAAGTTACCCTCGGAATTCTCAAAGTCAATTGGATTTACTTTGTGCGGCATGGTGGAGGAGCCAATCTCACCGGCTTTGGTACGTTGCTTAAAGTAACCAACAGAAATATAAGCCCAGAAGTCACGGTCCATATCTAATAAAATAGTATTGGCACGTGCAATCGCATCAAACAACTGAGCCATACCATCATGTGGCTCAATCTGAATCGTATAATGATTGAAAGTTAAGCCTAGACGCTTCTCAACAACATTCTTTGAAAAAGTCTCCCAATCAAAATCTGGATAGGCAGATAAATGTGCATTGTAGTTACCAACAGCACCATTCATCTTGCCAAGCAATGGCGCTGCAGCAATAGAATCAATTGCGCGCTCTAAACGTTTAGCAAAATTGGCAATCTCTTTACCTAAAGTACTTGGTGATGCAGGCTGGCCGTGTGTACGTGAGAGTAAAGGCACCTTAGCGTTCTCAAGGGCTAAATCAGTTAATACAGAAAGCACCTTGCGCAGCTGTGGCAGAAGAACTTCATCCCGCGCACCTCGCAACATTAAACCGTGTGAAGTGTTATTAATATCCTCAGAAGTACAAGCAAAGTGAATAAACTCACTCGCTTTTAATAAGTCAGGACGACCAGCAACTTTTTCTTTTAAGAAATACTCAACTGCTTTCACGTCATGATTTGTTACGGCTTCAATGTCCTTAATGCGCTGCGCATCAGCATCAGAGAAATTTTCTGGCAGGGAAAGCAAAAAGGCTTCATCCGCTGCATTGATCTTTGGGACATCTGGCAAACCGGCTGATGCCAAAGCCAATAACCAGTGAATCTCAACAAAAACGCGTTGGCGCATAAAAGCCGCCTCAGATAACCAAGGACGCAAAGCATCTAGCTTTCCGGCATAGCGACCGTCTAAAGGGGAAAGGGCATTAAGGGTAGAAAGCGGCTGACTCACAAATAATTGCCTTTGCATTGAAATATGTCGATAAAAGCCAATTTTAATGCGTTCTGACCTGAAGCAAAGGTCAGTTTGGGTGGCTATACTGTGCCCTATGAAACTAATCGGATCCCTCACCAGCCCCTATGTACGTAAAGTACGCATCGTTTTTTTGGAAAAAAAGCTTGATGTAGACCTTGAATTAGAGAATGTTTGGGCTGCAGACACCAAAATCGCCAATTCCAACCCCTTAGGAAAGGTCCCCTGCCTGATTCCTGACGACGGAGGCGCAATCTACGACTCCCGCGTGATTGCGGAATATGCAGATGCCTTGAGCCCTGTCAGCAAGCTTATTCCCGGTGACAATCGGGAGCGTGCAGCCGTGAAAACTTGGGAAGCTTTAGCTGACGGCGTTATGGATGCCGGTATTTTGGCTCGCCTTGAACGCACTTGGCGTCCAGCAGAGCAGCAAAGCACTGCTTGGGTTGACCGTCAAATGGGCAAGATTCAAAACTCACTTCGTCAGATGTCCGAAAATCTTGGCGGAAACGCATGGTGTCATGGCAATCAAATGACCTTAGCAGATGTTGCTGTTGGATGTGCGGTTGGCTATTTGCTATTTCGCTTTCCTGAGATCAAATGGCAAGCTCAATATCCAAACCTAGATCGCTTGTATCAAAAATTACTGCAGCGCTCTTCGTTTATTGAAACTGAGCCGCCTGCTGCATAACTTCTAATATGTATTTAGGCGGAAATAATACCGCCGCCTAAACAAATATCACCGTCATATAAGACGGCAGATTGGCCAGGTGTCACCGCCCATTGCGCCTCTGGAAAACTTAAACTGAAATTCAAAAAATCATCGCTGGTTAATGTGCAAGCAGAATCCGCCTGTCGATAACGCGTCTTAGCAGAGTAATTTCCAGTATTAGGTGCACTGCCGGAAACCCAACTAGCATCGATAGCATCGAGCTTGCTAGCCAATAGCCACGGGTGTTCATGGCCTTGTACTACATACAAGGTGTTGTTAGTCACATCCTTGCGAGCGACATACCAAGCGTCGCCGTTGCCATCCTGACTGCCACCCAAACCGATTCCCTTACGCTGACCTAAGGTGAAAAATGCTAAACCCATATGCTCGCCAACAATTTTTCCTTCGGGCGTTTTTATGGGGCCTGGCACGCGTGGCAAATATCGATTCAAAAATTCTCGAAACGGTCTCTCGCCAATAAAACAAATTCCGGTGGAATCTTTTTTCTTGGCATTATGCAAACCAATTTTTTCGGCAATTTCGCGTACTTCTGTTTTAGGAATTTCCCCCAAAGGGAATAAAACATTCGCTAGCTGCTGCTGAGTTAAACGATGCAAGAAGTAACTCTGATCTTTATTAGCATCTAGTGCCTTTAATAATTGCACCTTGCCACCCTCGTGACGAACGCGTGCATAGTGACCAGTAGCAATGGCATCGGCCCCCAGACTCATGGCATGATCTAAGAAGGCTTTGAATTTGATTTCCGCGTTACATAGAACGTCGGGATTTGGTGTTCGTCCTGCAGCATACTCGCGTAAAAATTCAGCAAAAACCCGTTCGCGGTATTCAGCAGCAAAATTGACTGCCTCGACGTCGATGCCGATCAAATCGGCAACTGAGACAACATCTAGCCAATCTTGCCGGGAGGAACAATATTCATCATCATCGTCATCCTCCCAATTCTTCATAAAAAGGCCTACAACCTCATAGCCCTGTTCCTTGAGCATCCAAGCTGCAACCGACGAATCTACGCCCCCAGACATGCCAATGACGACTTTCTTGGGGTTTGAAGGTGGGATTGCTGAAGAATTGAGCTGGATCATCAAAAAATGCGAGAATTCAATATAAGCTAACAAACCACATTGTAGAAGTCTTAGCCTGATTTGACAGAAATTTAGGCAAAAACAATGCGGGTGGTTTTAGGGGTAAGTAGATGGGCATTATTTGACCTATTTAACTAAAATAGATTTTTTGAAAAATTTTGCTTTTGGAGACATGCCATGCGCATAGGAGTGCCGCTGGAAACGAGACTTGGGGAAACTCGGGTTGCTGCCACACCAGAAACCGTTAAAAAACTGATTGGCCAAGGCCACACTGTCGTCATCCAAAAAGGTGCTGGTGTGCAGGCAAGCCAACCAGACTCCGCATATGAGGCTGTAGGCGCTTCCATTGGTAGCGCGGCTGATGCCTTTGGCGCAGAAATTGTTCTCAAGGTACGCGCTCCTGAGGCTGCAGAGCTGAAGCAAATTAAATCTGGAAGTGTGCTGATTGGCATGCTTGATCCATTTGATAGCGACAACATTGCTGCCATGGCTGCGCAAGGCATCACCGGCTTCTCACTAGAAGCTGCGCCGCGCACTACTAGAGCACAAAGCATGGACGTCTTGTCATCTCAAGCAAATATTGCTGGCTATAAAGCAGTAATGGTTGCTGCAAATGAATATCAACGCTTTATGCCGATGTTGATGACTGCAGCGGGAACTGTAAAAGCAGCGCGCGTTCTGATCTTAGGTGCTGGTGTTGCTGGTTTGCAAGCGATTGCCACCGCAAAACGTCTCGGTGCTGTGATTGAAGCATCTGATGTACGCCCAGCCGCGAAAGAACAAATCGAATCTTTAGGTGCAAAGTTTGTTGACGTGCCTTACGAAACAGATGAAGAGCGTGAAATCGCTCAAGGTGTTGGTGGCTATGCCCGCCCAATGCCAGAGGCTTGGATGAAGCGTCAAGCAGCACTAGTTGCAGAACGCGCCCAACAAGCAGACATCGTGATTACTACTGCACTGATTCCGGGTCGCAAACCACCTGTTCTATTGCATAGTGATACTGTTGCCAATATGAAGCCAGGCTCTATTGTGATTGACTTGGCTGCAGGCAAAGGTGATAACGGATCAGGTAACTGTCCTTTGACTCAAGCAGATAAGGTGGTCGACGTGAATGGCGTGAAGATTGTGGGATACACCAATCTAGCCAGCATGGTCGCTGCCGATGCTTCCGCACTTTATGCACGCAACTTACTCGACTTCATGAAACTAATTGTCGATAAAGAAGCAAAGTTAGTTATCCCGAGTGATGACGACATCGTTACTGCTTGCTTAATGTGTCGTGATGGCCAAGCCGTCCGCAAAAACTAATAGAATATTCATACGAAGGAAACATCATGGATCTCGCTGCTTTTCAAAGCATCCTCACAGTCCAAAACATCACTGTGTTTGTCTTGGCTATTTTTGTTGGCTATCACGTCGTTTGGAACGTAACCCCAGCACTACACACCCCATTGATGGCGGTTACCAATGCCATCTCTGGAATCATCATTGTTGGCGCGCTCTTGCAGACTGAAGTGATTGGTGGCGATGAAATCACCCTCACTAGTGTGATTGGTGCTGTTGCCGTTTTCTTAGCCTCAATCAATATTTTTGGTGGCTTTATGGTTACCCGTCGCATGCTGGAGATGTTTAAGAAAAAAGCTCCCAAGGCAAATTCGGCTGATGCAGCCAAATAAATAGAACAAGACCTATAGAGACCAAAACAATGTCAAACATAACTGCTATTTCTTATCTCATTTCATCGGTGTTATTCATCCTCGCGTTGCGTGGCTTGTCTTCACCAACGACCTCACGCCAAGGCAATACCTTCGGCATGATCGGCATGTTGTTAGCCGTGATCACTACCTTCTTTATTCCTGACTTCAAGCCTGCAGTTTCATTGATTGCTGCAGCAGTTGTAGGTGGCGCAATCATCGGCACCTTGGCTGCTAAGCGCGTTCAGATGACTAAAATGCCTGAGCTCGTTGCTTTGATGCACTCTTTTGTAGGCTTGTCTGCTGTGTTGATCGCAATCGCAGCGGTATTTAATACTGCACACGACCATACTGGCGCCCAGAAAATTGAACTCTTTATCGGCGCATTCATTGGCGCCATTACCTTTACTGCATCTGTAATTGCTTTTGGCAAATTATCAGGCAAAGTAAGCGGTAAACCAGTGAGCTTTTCTGGTCAGCACTTACTCAATCTGATTTTGGCAGTTTCTATGATTGGCGCTGGTATTGCGTATTACATGGTTGATAGTCATGCTGCATTCTTGGCAATGTGCGCAATTGCATTGGTCTTAGGCGTGACATTAATCATCCCAATTGGCGGCGCAGATATGCCAGTGGTTGTATCCATGCTCAACAGCTACTCTGGTTGGGCAGCAGCAGGTATTGGCTTCACTTTGAACAATCCAGTATTGATCATCGCTGGTGCTTGCGTGGGCTCGTCTGGCGCCATTCTGTCTTACATCATGTGTAAGGCGATGAACCGTTCGATCCTCGCAGTATTACTTGGCGGCTTCGGTGCAGAGGCAGCAGCCGGTGGTGGCGATGATAGCGGCCCTAAAAACTACAAAACAGGCTCTCCAGAGGACGCTGCTTTCCTAATGGAAAATGCGGACACTGTCATTATCGTTCCTGGTTATGGTCTTGCAGTAGCTCGCGCTCAACACGCTCTAAAAGAGTTAACTGAAAAACTAACCCATCATGGTGTAACGGTAAAGTACGCAATCCACCCAGTAGCAGGGCGCATGCCAGGTCATATGAACGTTCTCTTGGCTGAAGCCGAAGTTCCATATGATCAAGTGTTTGAGATGGAAGATATCAACAGCGACTTTGGTCAGGCTGACGTGGTATTGATCTTAGGTGCTAACGACGTTGTGAACCCTGCCGCTCGTACACCAGGAAGCCCAATTTTTGGCATGCCAATTTTGGAAGCCTTCAAAGCCAAAACTATCATCGTTAATAAGCGCTCTATGGCTGCTGGTTACGCTGGCTTAGATAATGAACTCTTCTACATGGATAAAACTATGATGGTCTTCGGTGACGCGAAGAAGGTTGTCGAAGATATGGTTAAGTCAATTGAGTAAAAGCAAGGATTTAATCGCTTCAGAAAACCGCCTACGGGCGGTTTTTTATTGCGCTAAGCTACAACATAGAAGCATCAAGAGAATGCTAAATCACTAAACATCGAGATAATATGCAAATCAAGCCAGAACTACTAGCTTTTTTCTTTTTTATCTGCAATCTATTTGGGATTGGCTTAGCGTATTCCCAAACGAATTATCCAAATCGCAGTATCCGTTGTGCTTCCCCATATTCGCGCAGGTAATTGAAAGTATTAGGGGTTGCAAGCAAAACATGTTCCTCATTATTACCAAATACGTCATTCATCAATGAAAGCGTGAAAGGTTATGAGTTCTCCCCATGGGGCGCCCTACTGGTACCAAAAGGAACGCCGCCAGCCATTGTTGAAAACTGAATGAATCATGGGCGGCAGCACTTAAAAGAAATGATTTCTCAAGGATTGGCAAGAATAAAAAAGTGATTCAGGATAGCGGCATACAGCCTGATTAATTGTGAAGCATGATTAAATAAAAAGGCTAGCATTTGCTAGCCTTTTTATTTACTACTCATTAAAGCAATAAATTACGCAGCTTGAGCCTTCATATATTTTGCCCTCATTGGGCGTAATACAAAGAATGCCAATAACGCTGCCGTCGCATCTAATGCAATCATGATGCCAAATACTGGGATCCAGCTATCTGCTACACCATGAATGTATGCTGCAATTGGGCCACCAATGATAGATCCCACTCCTTGAGCCATATACAAGAAACCATAATTTGTAGTCGCATGCTTTTGTCCAAAGGTGTCCGTTAATGTAGATGGGAATAAGGAGAAAATTTCACCCCAACCAAAGAACACCACACCCGACATCAATACGAACATAACTGGATCAGAACGGGTGGAGATCCAAATAAACATGGCAATTGCTTCGAGACCAAATGCGATTGTCATGGTGTATTCACGGCCGAGTTTGTCAGATACCCAGCCAAAGAATGGACGAGTTAGGCCGTTGGTAACGCGGTCAATCGTGAGTGCCAATGGAAGTGCTGCCATACCAAATACAGTAGCGGTAGTAATCCCGAAGTCTTTAGCAAATGCACCCATTTGGGAGATAACCATCAAGCCAGAAGTAGACATCATGGACATCATCAGAAACATGAGCCAAAACACCGGCGTCTTCAACATCGTTTTTGGTGCTACGCCAGAAGCAGCAGCTTCGATTTGACCCGCAGTTTGCGCACGATCAGCATGAGGTATGCGAATGCCTTGGGCAGCAAGCAAACCTACGGCACCAATGATGTAACCAAAGAACGTCAAAGTACCTTGTAGACCTGATTCAGCAAGACTTGCAGAAATTGGGAAGGTGGTCAAAAGTGCCCCGATACCGTATCCCGCAGCAACCATGCCGACTGCAAAGCCACGGTTATTTGGAAACCAACGAACCATCAGACCAACAACACCAATGTAAACAATACCGGTACCAAGACCACCTAAAACGCCATAGGTAATGTAGAGGTTAGATACTGTAGTGAGATTGGCGGAAAGTACCCAGCTTAAGCCCGTTAATACGGTACCAATAGAGAGCAGCAATCGAGGGCCAAACTTATCGACCAACCATCCCTGAAATGGTGAGAAAAAAGTTTGCAACACAATCAAAATGGAAAATGTTACTTGAAGCTCAGTCAAGGTAACGCCTAACTGACCCATGATGGGTTTAGTAAATAAAGCCCAAACATATTGCGGGCTTGAGATGGACATCATACAAATCACACCTAAAGCTAGCTGGACCCACTTTGACTTTAAAGGGTTTGTGCTCTCACTCATCATTTATCTCCTGATTATTAAAACCAATTTAAATTTGGTTTAGTTATTGTTGTAGATTTATTACGGGTTTTTACTGATCAGTGCGCCAGCTTGGTGCAGTATGCTTCGTTTTGAATCATAGGCGTATTCAATGAAAAATGCATAAAA
Above is a genomic segment from Polynucleobacter wuianus containing:
- the secF gene encoding protein translocase subunit SecF — protein: MEFFRIKKDIPFMRHALVLNAISLITFLAAVFFLWHNGLHLSIEFTGGTVMEVTYPQTAPLDSIRSKVEKLGYADTQIQNFGSSRDVMIRLPLQKDTEGKLISSTDQSNAVMQALDSATTGVKLQRVEFVGPQVGQELAIDGLKALVFVIIGIVLYLSFRFEWKFALAGIIANLHDVVIILGFFAFFHWEFSLSVLAAVLAVLGYSVNESVVIFDRIRENFRKYRKMNTREIIDNAITSTISRTMITHGSTEMMVLAMLIFGGPTLFYFALALTIGILFGIYSSVFVAAALAMWLGVTREDLVKGDKKPDDNGRNDDPNFGARV
- a CDS encoding 3-deoxy-D-manno-octulosonic acid transferase is translated as MSVSPNSEYGARPRFWFAVYQLLWHLLLPLAFVRLAWRARHSFAYLHHIPERLGFGYEKPVAKGSIWIHAVSVGETRAAQPLIEAYLARGESILLTHMTLNGRRTGKQLFNKAIAAGQIRQVYLPYDLCWCVEHFLKTFKPKFGLFMETEAWPTVVFRCKEIGLPLFLVNARLSERSARRVNRFGKAGRALFQAFAGILAQTEFDADRYRALGVKNVAITGNMKFDVPLDPHLLSQGKEWQQDLHASKRLMVCAASTRDGEEEIILKAWKDLLLSNVFSVQPLLCLVPRHPERFTEVANQIDAAGFKFRRRSEWVGLPKDSAGLDVILGDSMGEMPLYYSASDLVVMGGSLLPFGGQNLIEACAAGCPVLLGEHTYNFQQAALDAITIGAAKRIKGDLLLGEKIALAESLKGLLLNTAELAKMSQAAKSYSTEHQGATKKILAALDQQNFSLS
- the purB gene encoding adenylosuccinate lyase — protein: MSQPLSTLNALSPLDGRYAGKLDALRPWLSEAAFMRQRVFVEIHWLLALASAGLPDVPKINAADEAFLLSLPENFSDADAQRIKDIEAVTNHDVKAVEYFLKEKVAGRPDLLKASEFIHFACTSEDINNTSHGLMLRGARDEVLLPQLRKVLSVLTDLALENAKVPLLSRTHGQPASPSTLGKEIANFAKRLERAIDSIAAAPLLGKMNGAVGNYNAHLSAYPDFDWETFSKNVVEKRLGLTFNHYTIQIEPHDGMAQLFDAIARANTILLDMDRDFWAYISVGYFKQRTKAGEIGSSTMPHKVNPIDFENSEGNLGVANALLRHLAEKLPISRWQRDLTDSTVLRNLGPAFGHSVLAYDSALRGLGKLEVNHAAIAADLDECWEVLAEPVQTVMRRYGIENPYEQLKELTRGKGINQMDLQNFIRGLKIPDDAKARLLEMTPSSYLGKAVELTERLKK
- a CDS encoding glutathione S-transferase gives rise to the protein MKLIGSLTSPYVRKVRIVFLEKKLDVDLELENVWAADTKIANSNPLGKVPCLIPDDGGAIYDSRVIAEYADALSPVSKLIPGDNRERAAVKTWEALADGVMDAGILARLERTWRPAEQQSTAWVDRQMGKIQNSLRQMSENLGGNAWCHGNQMTLADVAVGCAVGYLLFRFPEIKWQAQYPNLDRLYQKLLQRSSFIETEPPAA
- the mnmA gene encoding tRNA 2-thiouridine(34) synthase MnmA — encoded protein: MIQLNSSAIPPSNPKKVVIGMSGGVDSSVAAWMLKEQGYEVVGLFMKNWEDDDDDEYCSSRQDWLDVVSVADLIGIDVEAVNFAAEYRERVFAEFLREYAAGRTPNPDVLCNAEIKFKAFLDHAMSLGADAIATGHYARVRHEGGKVQLLKALDANKDQSYFLHRLTQQQLANVLFPLGEIPKTEVREIAEKIGLHNAKKKDSTGICFIGERPFREFLNRYLPRVPGPIKTPEGKIVGEHMGLAFFTLGQRKGIGLGGSQDGNGDAWYVARKDVTNNTLYVVQGHEHPWLLASKLDAIDASWVSGSAPNTGNYSAKTRYRQADSACTLTSDDFLNFSLSFPEAQWAVTPGQSAVLYDGDICLGGGIISA
- a CDS encoding Re/Si-specific NAD(P)(+) transhydrogenase subunit alpha yields the protein MRIGVPLETRLGETRVAATPETVKKLIGQGHTVVIQKGAGVQASQPDSAYEAVGASIGSAADAFGAEIVLKVRAPEAAELKQIKSGSVLIGMLDPFDSDNIAAMAAQGITGFSLEAAPRTTRAQSMDVLSSQANIAGYKAVMVAANEYQRFMPMLMTAAGTVKAARVLILGAGVAGLQAIATAKRLGAVIEASDVRPAAKEQIESLGAKFVDVPYETDEEREIAQGVGGYARPMPEAWMKRQAALVAERAQQADIVITTALIPGRKPPVLLHSDTVANMKPGSIVIDLAAGKGDNGSGNCPLTQADKVVDVNGVKIVGYTNLASMVAADASALYARNLLDFMKLIVDKEAKLVIPSDDDIVTACLMCRDGQAVRKN
- a CDS encoding proton-translocating transhydrogenase family protein produces the protein MDLAAFQSILTVQNITVFVLAIFVGYHVVWNVTPALHTPLMAVTNAISGIIIVGALLQTEVIGGDEITLTSVIGAVAVFLASINIFGGFMVTRRMLEMFKKKAPKANSADAAK
- a CDS encoding NAD(P)(+) transhydrogenase (Re/Si-specific) subunit beta, which encodes MSNITAISYLISSVLFILALRGLSSPTTSRQGNTFGMIGMLLAVITTFFIPDFKPAVSLIAAAVVGGAIIGTLAAKRVQMTKMPELVALMHSFVGLSAVLIAIAAVFNTAHDHTGAQKIELFIGAFIGAITFTASVIAFGKLSGKVSGKPVSFSGQHLLNLILAVSMIGAGIAYYMVDSHAAFLAMCAIALVLGVTLIIPIGGADMPVVVSMLNSYSGWAAAGIGFTLNNPVLIIAGACVGSSGAILSYIMCKAMNRSILAVLLGGFGAEAAAGGGDDSGPKNYKTGSPEDAAFLMENADTVIIVPGYGLAVARAQHALKELTEKLTHHGVTVKYAIHPVAGRMPGHMNVLLAEAEVPYDQVFEMEDINSDFGQADVVLILGANDVVNPAARTPGSPIFGMPILEAFKAKTIIVNKRSMAAGYAGLDNELFYMDKTMMVFGDAKKVVEDMVKSIE
- the oxlT gene encoding oxalate/formate MFS antiporter, which codes for MSESTNPLKSKWVQLALGVICMMSISSPQYVWALFTKPIMGQLGVTLTELQVTFSILIVLQTFFSPFQGWLVDKFGPRLLLSIGTVLTGLSWVLSANLTTVSNLYITYGVLGGLGTGIVYIGVVGLMVRWFPNNRGFAVGMVAAGYGIGALLTTFPISASLAESGLQGTLTFFGYIIGAVGLLAAQGIRIPHADRAQTAGQIEAAASGVAPKTMLKTPVFWLMFLMMSMMSTSGLMVISQMGAFAKDFGITTATVFGMAALPLALTIDRVTNGLTRPFFGWVSDKLGREYTMTIAFGLEAIAMFIWISTRSDPVMFVLMSGVVFFGWGEIFSLFPSTLTDTFGQKHATTNYGFLYMAQGVGSIIGGPIAAYIHGVADSWIPVFGIMIALDATAALLAFFVLRPMRAKYMKAQAA